The proteins below are encoded in one region of Gadus macrocephalus chromosome 14, ASM3116895v1:
- the nhsb gene encoding actin remodeling regulator NHS yields MPTFPSPHTIRRQQRSGLARAQERAEREREIDQQPLKERAIREPEPQTLQRKERPRREADFQTIQRKPVSTTEDEASEPPGGHRARGQVSRGQVSKGPTTADKQTSWSKESLSTTDQQTEPTSISSCIIPINVTGVGFDREANARCSLVHSQSVLQRRRKLRRRKTITGIPKRVQQDMDSDESPVARERTVGLHANAQQLALCQEELCLSGRLHHTRDSGCQTDDFLISSSAAPSRRRIRAQRGHQGIPASLSHSTGNISSLGDPCDGAYTSTTSNGIRLRSRSLPREGGRLMDSDDDDDDDDDDNYDDDDEDEELSPYEAEDFLPGGPSPRMMMMIMKDEEESTDDQAAPEPLQLGSLKRMQRSGERDRGCGGGGSPEHGWMERGRSRLPRKADMGSCEISSSSDTFSSPIHSASTTGVLGGHVDHKEDHQSSSGNWSGSSSTCPSQTSETIPPPSSPPLTGSSHCDSELSLNTVPNAIDEGFVLDTSYHSDLRPQGQGHRSSSFTSSATDQLDDAGVSTASEGEWTYPQDHDQADPDQDPENSQGRSLKSGLEDPTCFTDKTSNPEKQPDSLYQSDTEGFYSSGHFGEYNQSYRGPMYNYADPEPGCGPPSTVVAPLAHGVYNQPQSDYRLGTMTLGRTCRPLRKSKAKPPPPKRSSSLKDPVATVDAGTAVAVELEQEQPKTVSDQDLTLSSRDMKLDLELELAAPPEPLQTSCLVAEPLGTWGMELRETVDIVEPMSFGSTDTHSFKDDGAVQSDYADLWLHNHELRSGNGEYTSMSNSSTATGTTVMECIKSPDSSTSSTESQTPAPNPPPIECRASSPPLPPTEGDFKLGSPEKLAGLASPSSGYSSQSETPTSTFPSSSAAFFPGPLSPTSGKRKPKVPERKSSLSSLQHFPREGNPMSSSYKRDPDFPPPPSQLDLHVLHGGHARYTLAHRTHHMHTLHHSKPRILTAVVAGARCSTAEKLNSNPLNSNPIPLIPSANLLAITPSALRAVQLRSVAQPREESSGPAEKPAVHRLETATRPKYAPSATTLAPPPVNTRPLPPRRPPPQRPSAQDHTSSPDHAHPPSHPPAPPPPGRHPDGPPPYESLRLRQDRYGPGTLWAMSAFRTRVEPLACIPLEDSPLHRPVPRAPNPSPVDLHTHINSHVEFRGLTPTSALKHPEFRVLGERTFSLDEDEEEEEEEEEEEEEPAPPRRTCAPVCSGRIGPRSDQPPPPAYCHAAGYHSDSGSWASPAKVPGASMDTSHPYPISDVRLARREREEEEEEEVTSGATRSAHQHPLSEGRDDSTTPDTEDYFSKDSTPSDNSLSPMMDDSKVDDDIMFTSPNKMRTTEDLFAMIHRSKRKVLGRKDSGDMSLKSRVLCPPPPPPPCVVPSIVLPPAPLFCPPVAPPCLPPPCLPPPSLAQRAPVPIYRSAKKSSTSNEEFKLLLLRKGSRSDSSYRMSATEILKSPITPKTPGDPLEGGRPPSADEPPCGYQQEGSPGVPGLEPIQIPGLFPRANAESFTPKTLPLSAVARQGRSRIPPVANSSRYSTRSRLYTAPMQAISEGDTENSDGSPHDDRSS; encoded by the exons CCCGTCTCCACCACTGAAGATGAGGCCAGCGAACCTCCAGGGGGCCACAGAGCAAGGGGCCAGGTCTCCAGGGGTCAGGTCTCCAAGGGCCCCACCACGGCCGACAAGCAGACCAGCTGGTCCAAGGAGTCCCTCTCCACCACGGACCAACAGACCGAacccacctccatctcctcctgcaTCATCCCCATTAATGTCACAG GCGTGGGCTTCGACAGGGAGGCCAACGCGCGCTGCTCCCTGGTCCACTCCCAGTCGGTGCTGCAGCGGAGGAGGAAGCTGCGGAGGAGGAAGACCATCACGGGGATACCCAAGAGAGTCCAGCAGGACATGG attcgGACGAGTCCCCAGTAGCGAGAGAGAGGACCGTAGGGCTCCATGCAAACGCCCAGCAGCTGGCCCTCTGTCAGGAGGAGCTGTGCCTCTCGGGACGCCTCCATCACACGCGAGACTCCGGCTGCCAAACCGACGACTTCCTCATATCCT CCTCGGCAGCACCCTCCAGGCGGCGAATCCGAGCGCAGCGCGGCCACCAGGGCATCCCGGCCTCGCTGTCCCACTCCACGGGGAACATCTCGTCCCTGGGCGACCCGTGCGACGGCGCctacaccagcaccacctccaatGGCATCCGCTTGCGCTCCCGCAGTTTGCCCCGCGAAGGCGGCCGTCTCATGGAcagcgacgacgacgacgacgacgacgacgacgacaactacgacgacgacgacgaagacgaGGAGCTGTCGCCCTACGAGGCGGAGGACTTCCTGCCCGGCGGGCCCAGCCCccggatgatgatgatgatcatgaaggacgaggaggagagcaCGGACGACCAGGCGGCCCCTGAGCCCTTGCAGCTGGGCAGCCTGAAGAGGATGCAGCGCTCCGGGGAGCGGGACCGGGGCTGCGGCGGAGGTGGGAGTCCCGAGCACGGCTGGATGGAGAGGGGTCGCTCCCGCCTGCCCCGCAAGGCCGACATGGGCAGCTGCGAGATCTCGTCAAGCTCGGACACCTTCAGCAGTCCCATCCACTCGGCGTCCACCACGGGGGTCCTTGGCGGCCATGTGGACCACAAGGAGGACCACCAGTCGTCGAGCGGCAACTGGAGCGGTTCCAGCTCCACCTGTCCCTCCCAGACCTCGGAGACCATCCCGCCTCCTTCCTCGCCACccctcacgggctcctcccactgTGACTCCGAGCTGTCACTCAACACTGTGCCCAACGCCATCGACGAAGGCTTCGTCCTGGACACCTCCTACCACTCAGACCTCAGACCTCAGGGCCAGGGCCATCGCTCcagctccttcacctcctcggcCACGGACCAGCTGGACGACGCCGGGGTCAGTACGGCCAGCGAAGGGGAGTGGACCTACCCGCAGGACCACGACCAGGCAGACCCGGACCAGGACCCGGAGAACTCCCAAGGCCGGAGCCTCAAGTCCGGGCTGGAGGACCCAACCTGCTTCACCGACAAGACCAGCAACCCGGAGAAACAGCCTGACTCTCTATACCAGTCGGACACAGAGGGATTTTACTCCTCTGGGCACTTTGGAGAATACAACCAGAGCTACAGAGGACCCATGTACAACTATGCAGACCCAGAGCCTGGCTGTGGCCCACCCAGCACTGTGGTAGCCCCTCTAGCCCATGGAGTTTACAACCAGCCCCAGTCGGACTACAGGCTGGGCACGATGACCCTGGGGAGAACCTGCCGTCCACTGAGGAAGTCAAAGGCCAAGCCCCCGCCACCCAAGCGGAGTTCATCCCTGAAGGACCCCGTCGCTACTGTCGACGCGGGGACAGCCGTGGCTGTGGAGCTGGAACAGGAGCAACCAAAGACAGTTAGCGATCAAGACCTCACCTTGTCTTCCAGAGATATGAAGTTGGACCTGGAGCTCGAGCTGGCAGCGCCTCCGGAGCCCCTCCAGACCTCCTGCCTCGTGGCCGAGCCCTTGGGGACCTGGGGGATGGAGCTGAGGGAAACGGTGGACATCGTGGAGCCCATGTCCTTCGGATCCACGGACACACACTCGTTCAAAGACGACGGCGCCGTGCAGTCCGACTATGCAGACCTGTGGCTCCACAACCACGAGCTACGGTCCGGCAACGGGGAATACACGTCCATGTCCAACTCCAGTACGGCCACCGGCACCACCGTCATGGAGTGCATCAAGTCTCCGGACAGCTCCACCTCGTCTACCGAGAGCCAGACCCCGGCCCCCAACCCACCACCTATAGAGTGCAGGGCCTCcagcccccctctgccccccactGAAGGAGACTTCAAGCTGGGCTCGCCGGAGAAGCTGGCCGGCCTTGCCTCCCCCTCCAGCGGCTACTCCAGCCAATCGGAGACGCCGACGTCGaccttcccctcttcctccgcGGCGTTCTTCCCCGGGCCGCTGTCTCCGACGAGTGGGAAGAGGAAGCCCAAAGTGCCGGAGCGGaagtcctccctctcctcactgcagCACTTTCCCCGGGAAGGAAACCCCATGAGCTCTTCCTACAAGAGAGACCCCgacttcccccctcctccctcccagctGGACCTCCACGTCCTGCACGGCGGACACGCCCGATACACGCTGGCCCACCGGACGCATCACATGCACACGCTGCACCACAGCAAGCCCCGGATCCTCACCGCCGTGGTCGCGGGCGCTCGGTGCTCGACGGCGGAGAAGCTGAACTCCAACCCGCTGAACTCCAACCCCATCCCGCTGATCCCCAGTGCTAATCTGCTGGCCATCACGCCGTCCGCCCTGCGCGCCGTGCAGCTGCGCTCCGTGGCCCAGCCCCGAGAGGAGAGCTCCGGACCTGCGGAGAAGCCAGCGGTCCACAGGTTGGAGACGGCCACCAGGCCCAAGTACGCCCCCAGTGCTACGACGCTGGCGCCGCCTCCGGTCAACACCAGGCCCCTCCCGCCTCGTCGACCGCCTCCCCAAAGACCCTCAGCTCAGGACCACACCTCCTCCCCCGACCACgcccatcccccctcccacccgcccgccccgccccccccaggacGCCACCCAGACGGCCCGCCCCCCTACGAGAGCCTGCGGCTCAGACAGGACCGCTACGGCCCCGGGACCCTCTGGGCCATGTCGGCCTTCAGAACCCGGGTGGAGCCGCTGGCCTGCATCCCCCTGGAGGACTCCCCCCTGCATCGACCAGTCCCCCGCGCCCCCAACCCCTCCCCGGtggacctccacacacacatcaactccCACGTGGAGTTCAGGGGGCTGACGCCCACCTCGGCCCTGAAGCACCCAGAGTTCAGGGTGCTGGGGGAGCGCACGTTCTCCTTggacgaggacgaagaggaggaggaggaagaggaggaggaagaggaggagcccgCGCCTCCACGGAGGACGTGCGCTCCGGTGTGCTCCGGCAGGATCGGGCCGCGGTCAGACCAGCCTCCGCCCCCGGCGTACTGCCACGCCGCGGGGTACCACTCAGACTCAGGGTCCTGGGCCAGTCCAGCCAAAGTGCCTGGTGCCTCCATGGACACATCGCACCCTTACCCAATCAGCGATGTGCGACTAGCACGGCGGGaacgcgaggaggaggaggaggaggaagtgacatCAGGTGCTACCCGAAGTGCCCATCAGCATCCGCTGTCTGAGGGCAGGGACGACTCCACCACCCCCGACACGGAGGACTACTTCAGTAAAG ATTCCACACCAAGTGACAATTCCCTGTCGCCAATGATGGACGACTCCAAAGTGGACGATGACATCATGTTCACATCGCCCAACAAGATGCGGACAACGGAGGACTTATTTGCAATGATACACAG GTCCAAGCGGAAGGTGCTGGGCCGCAAGGACTCCGGGGACATGAGCCTGAAGTCCCGCGTCCtgtgtccccctcccccgccgccaCCCTGCGTGGTCCCCTCCATcgtcctcccccccgcccccctcttcTGCCCCCCCGTGGCCCcgccctgcctcccccctccgtGCCTGCCGCCCCCCAGCCTGGCCCAGCGGGCGCCCGTCCCCATCTACCGGAGCGCCAAGAAGTCCAGCACCTCCAACGAGGAGTtcaagctcctcctcctccgcaagGGCAGCCGCTCCGACTCCAGCTACCGCATGTCGGCCACCGAGATCCTCAAGAGCCCCATCACACCCAAGACCCCCGGGGACCCCCTGGAGGGGGGCCGCCCGCCGTCGGCCGACGAGCCCCCCTGCGGCTACCAGCAGGAGGGTTCCCCGGGGGTCCCCGGCCTGGAGCCCATCCAGATCCCGGGGCTGTTCCCCAGGGCCAACGCCGAGAGCTTCACCCCCAAGACCCTCCCCCTGTCGGCGGTGGCCAGGCAGGGCCGCTCGCGCATCCCCCCGGTGGCCAACAGCAGCCGCTACAGCACGCGCAGCCGGCTGTACACGGCGCCCATGCAGGCCATCTCCGAGGGGGACACGGAGAACTCAGACGGTAGCCCCCACGACGACAGGTCCTCCTGA